One Cystobacter fuscus DSM 2262 genomic window carries:
- a CDS encoding ATP-binding protein: protein MTKARKGDAADPLAELPVWARKLAQKYYTKTVNTFLLYGAVRDLQPLTQEDGSRGFGTLRTFLAEELFGGRDHVLFYDRSSGIRSSSPDTQKELQRTMAGYDALYGTDYAKSLPRDPARALQILENFLRMRLSEGRSLALIIDFAETLVPGGEMSHLSAEDRFVLATLEKWAHDPQFLAGDVSVVLLAENLADISPRLSRNPFVAPLELPLPMEEERLEYVRFKLEGKKLAAVSDVPLAALAKMTAGLSRINLDRVLTEALERGIRITTEQLKEKKKELIQAECHGLLEFIEPVNTLDAVAGHAKAKEMLRGAANALKKGRMEVMPMGYLVSGPVGTGKTFLVSCFAGEIGIPVVKFLNFRSQWQGVTESNLEKIFNLLKALWPVAVMVDEADTFLGNRDSGGDSGTSSRVFGSIASFMGNTVYRGKIVWFLMTARPDLLPIDLKRQGRAEEHLALFYPETEAEREELFKVMQKKTGLKLEVPSISELIPTGTRQLSGADMEAVLVRTRFRALAQGREQATVEDLKAVFEDFVPPSYPLEIELQNLVAVQECTSRELLPESFRRLDRDHITRRVRELKNLLEQG from the coding sequence GTGACCAAGGCACGCAAGGGGGACGCGGCGGATCCGCTCGCGGAGCTGCCCGTTTGGGCGCGCAAGCTCGCCCAGAAGTACTACACGAAGACCGTCAACACCTTCCTGCTCTACGGGGCGGTGAGGGATTTGCAGCCCCTCACCCAGGAGGACGGCAGCCGGGGCTTCGGCACCCTGCGCACGTTCCTCGCCGAGGAGCTCTTCGGCGGGCGCGACCACGTCCTCTTCTATGACCGCTCCTCGGGCATCCGCTCCTCCTCGCCGGACACGCAGAAGGAGCTGCAGCGCACCATGGCCGGCTACGACGCGCTCTATGGCACCGACTACGCCAAGAGCCTGCCGAGGGATCCGGCCCGGGCGCTGCAAATCCTCGAGAACTTCCTGCGCATGCGCCTGAGCGAGGGCCGCTCGCTCGCGCTCATCATCGACTTCGCCGAGACGCTGGTGCCCGGCGGGGAGATGAGCCACCTGTCGGCCGAGGACCGCTTCGTGCTGGCCACGCTGGAGAAGTGGGCGCACGATCCGCAGTTCCTCGCGGGCGACGTGTCGGTGGTGCTGTTGGCGGAGAACCTGGCGGACATCTCCCCGCGCCTCTCGCGCAACCCCTTCGTGGCGCCCCTGGAGCTGCCCCTGCCCATGGAGGAGGAGCGCCTGGAGTACGTGCGCTTCAAGCTCGAGGGCAAGAAGCTCGCGGCGGTGTCGGACGTGCCGCTCGCCGCCCTGGCGAAGATGACGGCGGGCCTGTCGCGCATCAACCTGGACCGGGTGCTCACCGAGGCGCTCGAGCGCGGGATTCGCATCACCACCGAGCAGCTCAAGGAGAAGAAGAAGGAGCTCATCCAGGCCGAGTGCCACGGGCTGCTCGAGTTCATCGAGCCGGTGAACACGCTGGACGCGGTGGCGGGCCACGCCAAGGCCAAGGAGATGCTGCGCGGGGCGGCCAATGCCCTGAAGAAGGGCCGCATGGAGGTGATGCCCATGGGCTACCTCGTGAGCGGCCCGGTGGGCACGGGCAAGACGTTCCTCGTGTCGTGCTTCGCCGGGGAGATTGGCATTCCCGTGGTGAAGTTCCTCAACTTCCGCAGCCAGTGGCAGGGCGTCACCGAGAGCAACCTGGAGAAGATCTTCAACCTGCTCAAGGCGCTCTGGCCGGTGGCGGTGATGGTGGACGAGGCGGACACGTTCCTGGGCAACCGCGACTCGGGCGGGGACTCGGGCACGAGCAGCCGCGTGTTCGGCTCCATCGCCTCGTTCATGGGCAACACGGTGTACCGCGGGAAGATCGTCTGGTTCCTCATGACGGCGCGGCCGGACCTGTTGCCCATCGACTTGAAGCGACAGGGCCGCGCCGAGGAGCACCTCGCGCTCTTCTATCCGGAGACGGAAGCCGAGCGGGAGGAGCTCTTCAAGGTGATGCAGAAGAAGACGGGACTGAAGCTCGAGGTGCCCTCCATCTCCGAGCTGATTCCCACGGGCACGCGCCAGCTCAGCGGCGCGGACATGGAGGCGGTGCTCGTGCGCACGCGCTTCCGGGCGCTCGCTCAAGGGCGGGAGCAGGCTACCGTGGAGGACCTGAAGGCCGTCTTCGAGGACTTCGTGCCGCCCAGCTACCCGCTGGAGATAGAACTGCAGAACCTGGTGGCGGTGCAGGAGTGCACCAGCCGCGAGCTGCTCCCGGAGAGCTTCCGCCGGCTGGATCGCGACCACATCACCCGCCGCGTGCGCGAGCTGAAGAACCTGCTCGAGCAGGGGTGA
- a CDS encoding serine/threonine-protein kinase: MTTTQPKRQPIPFGKYLLLDRINIGGMAEVWRGKMFGAGGFERLVAIKRILPNIAEDDEFISMFIDEAKISVQLNHANIAKIEELGQIANNYFIAMEYIPGKDMRAIFDRGRKKSEPAPVPLVAYVVSKMCEGLDYAHRKKDGMGRDMNIVHRDISPQNILVSFEGEVKVIDFGIAKAAGKATKTQAGILKGKFGYMSPEQIRGLPLDRRSDIFAIGVCLYEMLTGERLFVGDSDFSVLEKVRKAEVVPPSAYNRRIPEALEKIVLKALARDVDERYQYANELGDDLQRFLITSESIFSRKDLMQYMKSTFAEDVEREKQRLQEYAEIAAPESILSAIEGGTPSAPPVPSHTSMPVVPLAAQPSGGPHSGAVRRSPTLASMPKLTAAPVAAPFKPQREESGATQVMGPESESEYDDDEPNTQPGLMGPGRTVTPVEVPRAPVITEQPLQRPSLPRLTASLPPPARPAPSLAPSGAESTTVARQARNTMDGMPRVSRTDEPAVPPRASLAGMPAVRPPPPVATPPPEDRTDELLLTAPPDAAPTAPARPAAATKSPPATSARNVEPAASAPANRLPLFAALGAVGLVVLLVVGYLVLRPAPTGYLLMELPASVQANARVSFNGTDLDVPKKGALFQQVPAGPAMIMVSAEGYRPFTRSVEIAQGTAATTVPVELEREARTAQMLVVTQPPDAELKVDGKVVRAKGSSSIYVGEAPADTDVLVEASAPGFKPARQNVRLGADGKPTQVQLRLEPDTFEVDVQSSPSGATIVAGGKELGQTPALVRLPSGVTQVSLKLRCYDDVDVRVAPKSNRVNERLKKQRGCR, from the coding sequence GTGACGACCACTCAACCGAAGCGGCAACCCATCCCGTTTGGGAAGTACCTCCTCCTGGACCGGATCAACATCGGCGGCATGGCGGAGGTGTGGCGCGGGAAGATGTTCGGCGCCGGCGGCTTCGAGCGCCTCGTCGCCATCAAGCGCATCCTCCCCAACATCGCCGAGGATGACGAATTCATCTCGATGTTCATCGACGAGGCGAAGATCAGCGTGCAGCTGAATCACGCCAACATCGCGAAGATCGAGGAGCTGGGACAGATCGCGAACAACTACTTCATCGCGATGGAGTACATCCCCGGCAAGGACATGCGGGCCATCTTCGACCGCGGCCGCAAGAAGAGCGAACCGGCGCCGGTGCCGCTGGTGGCCTACGTGGTGTCCAAGATGTGCGAGGGCCTGGACTACGCCCACCGCAAGAAGGACGGGATGGGGCGGGACATGAACATCGTCCACCGCGACATCTCGCCGCAGAACATCCTCGTCTCCTTCGAGGGCGAGGTGAAGGTCATCGACTTCGGCATCGCCAAGGCGGCGGGCAAGGCGACCAAGACGCAGGCGGGCATCCTCAAGGGCAAGTTCGGCTACATGAGCCCGGAGCAGATCCGCGGCCTGCCGTTGGATCGGCGCTCGGACATCTTCGCCATCGGCGTGTGCCTCTACGAGATGCTCACCGGCGAGCGGCTCTTCGTGGGCGACAGCGACTTCAGCGTCCTGGAGAAGGTGCGCAAGGCCGAGGTCGTGCCGCCGAGCGCCTACAACCGCCGCATCCCCGAGGCCCTGGAGAAGATCGTCCTCAAGGCGCTCGCGCGCGACGTGGACGAGCGCTACCAGTACGCCAACGAGCTGGGGGATGACCTCCAGCGCTTCCTCATCACCTCCGAGTCCATCTTCAGCCGCAAGGACCTCATGCAGTACATGAAGTCCACCTTCGCGGAGGACGTGGAGCGCGAGAAGCAGCGGCTGCAGGAGTACGCGGAGATCGCCGCCCCCGAGAGCATCCTGAGCGCGATCGAGGGGGGCACGCCGTCGGCGCCGCCCGTGCCGTCGCACACCAGCATGCCGGTGGTGCCGCTGGCCGCGCAGCCCTCCGGAGGGCCTCATTCGGGAGCGGTGCGCCGCTCGCCCACGCTGGCCTCCATGCCCAAGCTGACGGCGGCCCCCGTGGCCGCGCCGTTCAAGCCGCAGCGCGAGGAGTCCGGGGCGACGCAGGTGATGGGCCCCGAGTCCGAGTCCGAGTACGACGACGACGAGCCGAACACGCAGCCCGGGCTGATGGGGCCGGGCCGCACGGTGACGCCCGTCGAGGTGCCGCGCGCCCCCGTCATCACCGAGCAGCCCCTGCAGCGCCCGTCGCTGCCGCGGCTCACGGCGAGCCTTCCGCCTCCCGCGCGGCCGGCTCCGTCGCTCGCGCCCTCCGGCGCGGAGAGCACCACCGTGGCCCGCCAGGCGCGCAACACGATGGACGGCATGCCGCGTGTGAGCCGGACCGATGAGCCGGCCGTGCCGCCCCGGGCCTCGCTGGCCGGCATGCCCGCGGTGAGGCCGCCGCCGCCGGTGGCGACGCCTCCTCCGGAGGACCGGACGGATGAGCTGCTGCTGACCGCACCCCCGGACGCCGCGCCCACGGCGCCCGCGCGCCCGGCCGCCGCGACGAAGTCGCCCCCCGCCACCTCCGCGCGCAACGTGGAGCCGGCGGCTTCCGCCCCCGCCAACCGTCTGCCGCTCTTCGCGGCCCTGGGCGCCGTGGGGCTCGTGGTGCTGCTCGTGGTGGGTTACCTGGTGCTGCGGCCGGCTCCCACGGGCTACCTCCTGATGGAGCTGCCCGCCAGCGTGCAGGCCAATGCGCGCGTGAGCTTCAATGGCACGGACCTGGATGTGCCCAAGAAGGGTGCCCTGTTCCAACAGGTGCCCGCGGGTCCCGCGATGATCATGGTGAGCGCCGAGGGCTACCGGCCCTTCACGCGCAGCGTGGAGATCGCCCAGGGCACGGCGGCCACCACGGTCCCGGTGGAGCTGGAGCGCGAGGCGCGCACGGCCCAGATGCTCGTCGTCACCCAGCCTCCGGACGCGGAGCTCAAGGTGGATGGCAAGGTGGTGCGCGCCAAGGGCTCCTCCTCCATCTACGTGGGCGAGGCGCCGGCGGACACGGACGTGCTGGTGGAGGCGAGCGCCCCCGGTTTCAAGCCGGCCCGGCAGAACGTCCGCCTGGGCGCGGACGGCAAGCCCACCCAGGTGCAGCTGCGGTTGGAGCCGGACACCTTCGAGGTCGACGTGCAGTCCTCCCCGTCCGGCGCCACCATCGTCGCCGGAGGCAAGGAACTGGGCCAGACACCCGCGTTGGTGCGCCTGCCGTCCGGTGTGACGCAGGTGAGCCTCAAGCTGCGCTGCTACGACGACGTGGACGTGCGCGTGGCGCCCAAGAGCAACCGGGTGAACGAGCGGCTGAAGAAGCAGCGCGGTTGTAGGTAG
- a CDS encoding ABC transporter permease, with product MRLAALSRLVRLSLARERRGAFFSAFGVAMGVGALVFFVGLGLGVGRVIRERVFPSDARLVDVVPPTVSLGSLLGGGRLDTVMVERLQALPGVEKVYRKMNVRAPAASLYNGDFFGRRLRMGMDLLVVGVDPGLVEGDVPREKFVDAGPGQPLPVLISSRLLEIYNNTFAPARGLPRLSSQMLQGFQLPVDFNRSYVTAPLPNVPVISAQAQVVGTSDRALLAGITLPLEVAVRLNRELGQDTETYSGVTLVATSPGRVSELMAAVRDMGLEIDDQERRLAENVGAAVTLVTSALALLSILICVLAAVNIAHALSSSVRARAREIGVMQAVGASRADVRNIVLAEAGVVGLAGGVLGTLAALLLAVLIDRLAATWLPEFPFKPDSFFSFPWTVVVGGVGLGLLAAVAGAWFPSHRAAATDPARTLAG from the coding sequence ATGAGGCTCGCGGCGCTGTCGAGACTGGTGCGGTTGAGCCTGGCGCGCGAGCGGCGGGGCGCGTTCTTCTCGGCCTTCGGCGTGGCCATGGGCGTGGGGGCGCTCGTCTTCTTCGTGGGGCTGGGCCTGGGCGTGGGCCGCGTCATCCGCGAGCGCGTCTTCCCCTCCGATGCGCGGCTGGTGGACGTGGTGCCGCCCACGGTGTCGCTGGGCTCGCTCTTGGGTGGGGGCCGGCTGGACACGGTGATGGTGGAGCGGCTCCAGGCGCTGCCCGGCGTGGAGAAGGTCTACCGGAAGATGAACGTGCGCGCCCCCGCGGCGAGCCTCTACAACGGGGACTTCTTCGGCCGCCGGCTGCGCATGGGCATGGATCTGCTCGTGGTGGGGGTGGATCCCGGGCTCGTCGAGGGCGACGTGCCGCGCGAGAAGTTCGTGGACGCGGGGCCGGGCCAGCCGCTGCCGGTGCTCATCTCCTCGCGCCTGCTGGAGATCTACAACAACACCTTCGCCCCGGCCCGCGGCCTGCCGAGGCTCTCGTCGCAGATGCTCCAGGGCTTCCAACTGCCGGTGGACTTCAACCGCTCCTACGTCACCGCGCCGCTGCCCAACGTGCCCGTCATCTCCGCCCAGGCGCAGGTGGTGGGCACCTCGGACCGGGCGCTGCTCGCGGGCATCACCCTGCCGCTGGAGGTGGCCGTGCGCCTCAACCGCGAGCTGGGCCAGGACACGGAGACGTACTCCGGCGTCACCCTGGTGGCCACGAGCCCTGGCCGGGTGTCGGAGCTGATGGCGGCGGTGCGGGACATGGGCCTGGAGATCGACGACCAGGAGCGGCGGCTCGCGGAGAACGTGGGCGCGGCGGTGACGCTCGTCACGTCTGCCCTGGCGCTCTTGTCCATCCTCATCTGCGTGCTCGCGGCGGTGAACATCGCCCACGCGCTGAGCTCGTCCGTGCGCGCGCGGGCCCGGGAAATCGGCGTCATGCAGGCCGTGGGCGCCTCGCGCGCGGACGTGCGCAACATCGTCCTGGCCGAGGCGGGCGTGGTGGGTCTCGCCGGTGGCGTGCTGGGCACCCTCGCCGCGCTCCTCCTGGCCGTGCTCATCGATCGGCTCGCCGCCACCTGGCTGCCCGAGTTCCCCTTCAAGCCCGACAGCTTCTTCTCCTTCCCCTGGACGGTGGTGGTGGGCGGGGTGGGGCTCGGGTTGCTCGCCGCGGTGGCGGGAGCCTGGTTCCCCAGCCATCGCGCCGCCGCCACGGACCCCGCCCGTACGCTCGCCGGATGA
- a CDS encoding ABC transporter ATP-binding protein: MIRARDIVKRYQDGEGSEVRVLDGLSLDMEQGDFVAVVGPSGSGKSTLLHLLGGLDVDYQGEVEVAGVKLTGLKEPALARFRNEHVGFVFQSFHLIPNLSAVENVLLPSHFGAAPVDARKRAEALLDRVGLLAKKDRAPVRLSGGERQRVAIARALFTGPKLLLCDEPTGNLDAATGAGVISLFQELHHEGLTLLAVTHEDRMSSAARRVLRLKEGRLVEEARPLLAGGQS; this comes from the coding sequence GTGATCCGCGCGCGCGACATCGTCAAACGCTACCAGGACGGCGAGGGCAGCGAGGTGCGCGTGCTCGATGGCTTGTCACTGGACATGGAGCAGGGGGACTTCGTGGCCGTGGTGGGCCCGTCCGGCAGTGGCAAGTCCACGCTGCTGCACCTGCTCGGCGGCCTGGACGTGGACTACCAGGGCGAGGTGGAGGTGGCGGGCGTGAAGCTGACCGGCTTGAAGGAGCCGGCGCTCGCGCGCTTCCGCAACGAGCACGTGGGCTTCGTCTTCCAGTCCTTCCACCTCATCCCCAACCTGTCCGCGGTGGAGAACGTGCTCCTGCCCTCGCACTTCGGCGCCGCGCCCGTCGACGCGCGCAAGCGCGCCGAGGCACTGCTCGACCGGGTGGGCCTGCTGGCGAAGAAGGATCGCGCGCCGGTGCGGCTGTCCGGAGGCGAGCGGCAGCGCGTGGCCATCGCCCGGGCGCTCTTCACGGGCCCGAAGCTGCTGCTGTGTGACGAGCCCACCGGCAACCTCGACGCCGCCACGGGCGCGGGCGTCATCTCGCTCTTCCAGGAGTTGCACCACGAGGGCCTCACGCTGCTCGCCGTCACGCACGAGGATCGGATGAGCTCGGCGGCGCGGCGCGTGCTGCGGCTCAAGGAGGGCCGGCTGGTGGAGGAAGCCCGGCCCCTGCTGGCGGGAGGGCAGTCATGA